The following proteins are co-located in the Anser cygnoides isolate HZ-2024a breed goose chromosome 2, Taihu_goose_T2T_genome, whole genome shotgun sequence genome:
- the SLC30A8 gene encoding proton-coupled zinc antiporter SLC30A8, translating to MAAKKGLERACLVSERDTKKYSLALDRMSWHQKNLNDERQQQGAGDAEANPAYHCHGYSRAYENRKREQHQARRKLCAASVICIFFMVAEITGEYIAGSLAVITDAAHILVDLTSFLISLVSLWLASKPPTKQLTFGWHRAEILGALMSMVIIWMVTGVLTYLASMRLLHPDYDIDATVMLITSACAMLANILLSLILHQTGHRHSHGAQARETLSAPPEKPALRNASLRAAFVHAIGDLFQSISVLISALIIFFKPEYKIADPICTFVFSIFVLATTITILKDILIVLMEGTAKGLTYDAIKARILAVEKVESVHNLHLWSLTMNQTILSAHVATADTEDSQKILKDITQALFEHYSFHSITIQIESGEDQKQDCVFCQEPRD from the exons GATGAGCTGGCATCAGAAGAATTTAAATGacgagaggcagcagcagggagcaggagatgCTGAAGCTAATCCAGCGTATCACTGTCACGGCTACTCGCGGGCCTATGAGAACAGGAAAAGGGAGCAGCATCAAGCCCGGAGGAAGCTCTGTGCTGCATCAGTAATTTGCATCTTCTTCATGGTTGCTGAGATTACAGGGGAGTAT ATTGCTGGGAGCCTGGCGGTGATCACCGACGCAGCACACATCCTGGTGGACTTGACAAGCTTCCTCATCAGCCTCGTCTCGCTCTGGCTTGCCTCCAAACCTCCCACCAAGCAGTTAACTTTCGGGTGGCACCGAGCAG AGATTCTGGGAGCTTTGATGTCTATGGTAATCATTTGGATGGTGACTGGTGTGTTGACGTATTTGGCTAGCATGAGGCTCCTACATCCTGATTATGATATCGATGCTACAGTGATGCTAATTACCTCTGCTTGTGCCATGCTCGCCAACATCCT GCTAAGCCTGATTCTGCACCAGACTGGACACAGGCACAGCCATGGGGCACAAGCCAGAGAAACCTTGTCGGCCCCTCCAGAAAAGCCAGCTCTGAGAAATGCCAGCCTGCGGGCAGCCTTCGTGCATGCCATTGGGGATCTATTCCAGAGTATTAGTGTGCTAATTAGTGCCCTTATCATCTTCTTTAAG ccagaATACAAAATAGCTGATCCAATCTGCACATTTGTGTTTTCCATCTTTGTTTTGGCAACCACCATCACCATTTTAAAGGATATTTTGATTGTATTAATGGAAG GAACAGCAAAAGGACTTACTTATGATGCaataaaagcaagaattttAGCAGTCGAGAAAGTGGAGTCTGTTCACAACCTTCATCTTTGGTCTCTGACAATGAATCAAACTATTCTATCTGCTCATGTTGCCACAG CAGACACAGAAGACAGCCAGAAGATTTTGAAAGACATCACCCAAGCCCTGTTTGAGCACTACAGCTTCCACTCCATCACCATTCAGATTGAATCAGGAGAGGATCAGAAACAAGACTGTGTCTTCTGCCAGGAGCCCAGGGATTAA